The Acidobacteriota bacterium genome includes a window with the following:
- a CDS encoding M56 family metallopeptidase, translated as MAGLASGIPGLAAGYLLKTTAVMALALLAAAAAKRRSAAFRHFILSAALIGLVLLPFLSLAPVGWKAPLLPSWMAAPSFTPAEAAKEPGGSGAVGVPIPGIPLITAVGPGSQAFSSGTAPGGPAIDAAPGLSPDPASGRSPATDPSLLAAGAADRSKTPSPALGLLLAIAWGAGLAALLVRLAFGLAGASRLTAQGAPLDGPSWRALLERFLALLPLRRRVRLKSHPQVPVPLTWGWRRPVVLFPDGAEAWSDDERSSALCHELAHVKRGDFLVMLLVRAGLALFWWNPLCWLAYRRLLKEQEIACDQLVLRAGIRPSAYAASLLAFRRSAGLRWSPSAALPGILGRSPFQERLAAILKQKMTFMEVKMKTKITVALVLVAAVALVGTARPAAGRDAAVPKTVLAETAAPAAVSLTPVLEARATAGTAASPAAAQEKAKEQEKAQAAAKAKEAEKAEKEKKVVEETVVVRSKGDKSPIQITISEGGRVKKLLLDHSVTITRSADGDALLLTPEGKEPIVLEGEPLRIEIMGGRLEFAKEGRLLEASEDGGLRVILEGDAKDGRTVYRAAPGAKTEPRTVKIVTEDGKTVVLTPRPGHAEGQAFSLAKEAGGVWTAVEAKPNKAVWIAERDEEMLKKIQALEEQVQAIKARKMDISALEESLKKLEAELKAREEKLKTLARRIEEENGPEPGLVDVKKRVVREAPEKGDASEIRERDEEAVKKAKVMVTAGNGGDISLVFTGQEGPEGRKAYERAVARLKQELPEGCRITSQEYDPETGAMTFKIGTPKDKKTDEALVRKLVDTVRSEIEKK; from the coding sequence ATGGCCGGTCTCGCCTCCGGAATTCCCGGCCTCGCCGCCGGGTATCTCCTCAAGACCACGGCGGTGATGGCCCTGGCCCTTCTGGCAGCCGCGGCCGCGAAGAGGCGGTCCGCGGCCTTCCGGCATTTCATCCTGTCAGCGGCCCTGATCGGCCTCGTCCTTCTCCCGTTCCTCTCGCTGGCCCCGGTCGGCTGGAAGGCCCCTCTCCTTCCCTCCTGGATGGCGGCGCCCTCGTTCACGCCGGCCGAAGCGGCGAAAGAGCCGGGCGGCAGCGGCGCCGTAGGAGTCCCGATCCCGGGCATCCCGCTTATAACTGCCGTCGGTCCCGGATCCCAGGCCTTTTCTTCCGGCACGGCGCCCGGCGGCCCCGCGATCGACGCGGCGCCCGGCCTTTCGCCCGATCCGGCGTCCGGCCGCAGTCCAGCGACGGATCCATCCCTCCTCGCCGCCGGGGCCGCCGATAGATCGAAAACGCCTTCCCCCGCCCTCGGGCTCCTGCTGGCGATAGCCTGGGGCGCAGGTCTCGCGGCGCTCCTCGTCCGGCTCGCCTTCGGCCTGGCCGGAGCGTCGCGATTGACGGCCCAGGGCGCGCCCCTCGACGGTCCTTCCTGGCGCGCTCTCCTCGAACGCTTCCTCGCGCTCCTGCCGCTCCGGCGCCGGGTCCGCCTCAAGTCGCATCCCCAGGTCCCGGTGCCGCTGACCTGGGGCTGGCGCAGGCCGGTCGTGCTCTTCCCGGACGGCGCGGAGGCCTGGAGCGACGACGAGCGATCGTCGGCCCTTTGCCACGAGCTCGCGCACGTCAAGCGGGGGGATTTCCTGGTCATGCTCCTCGTCCGGGCGGGCCTGGCCCTGTTCTGGTGGAACCCGCTCTGCTGGCTCGCCTACCGCAGGCTCCTCAAGGAGCAGGAGATCGCCTGCGACCAGCTGGTCCTGCGCGCCGGCATCCGGCCGTCGGCCTACGCCGCCAGCCTGCTCGCCTTCCGGCGCTCGGCCGGGCTTCGCTGGAGCCCATCGGCGGCCCTGCCGGGCATCCTGGGGCGGTCGCCGTTCCAGGAGCGCCTGGCGGCCATCCTCAAACAAAAAATGACATTCATGGAGGTCAAGATGAAAACCAAGATCACCGTTGCCCTGGTCCTGGTCGCGGCCGTGGCCCTGGTCGGAACGGCCCGCCCGGCTGCTGGACGCGACGCCGCGGTCCCGAAGACGGTCCTGGCCGAGACGGCCGCGCCCGCGGCGGTTTCGTTGACGCCCGTCCTCGAAGCCCGGGCGACCGCCGGGACGGCCGCGTCGCCCGCCGCCGCCCAGGAAAAGGCGAAGGAACAGGAAAAGGCCCAAGCCGCCGCGAAGGCCAAGGAGGCGGAGAAGGCCGAAAAGGAAAAGAAGGTCGTCGAAGAGACGGTCGTCGTCCGTTCGAAGGGCGACAAGTCGCCGATCCAGATCACCATCAGCGAGGGCGGCCGGGTCAAGAAGCTCCTCCTCGATCACTCGGTGACCATCACCAGGAGCGCGGACGGCGATGCCCTCCTGCTGACGCCCGAAGGCAAGGAGCCCATCGTGCTCGAGGGCGAGCCCCTGCGCATCGAGATCATGGGCGGCCGGCTCGAGTTCGCCAAGGAGGGCCGGCTGCTGGAAGCGAGCGAAGACGGCGGGTTGCGGGTCATCCTGGAGGGCGACGCGAAAGACGGCCGGACTGTCTATCGCGCCGCGCCGGGCGCGAAAACCGAGCCCCGGACGGTCAAGATCGTGACCGAGGACGGCAAGACCGTCGTCCTGACGCCCCGGCCCGGGCACGCCGAGGGCCAGGCCTTCTCCCTCGCCAAGGAGGCCGGCGGGGTCTGGACCGCGGTCGAGGCCAAGCCGAACAAGGCCGTCTGGATCGCCGAACGCGACGAGGAGATGCTGAAGAAGATCCAGGCCCTCGAGGAGCAGGTTCAAGCGATCAAAGCCAGGAAGATGGACATCTCGGCCCTCGAGGAATCGCTGAAGAAGCTCGAGGCCGAGCTCAAGGCCAGGGAAGAGAAGCTGAAGACGCTTGCCCGCAGGATCGAGGAGGAAAACGGCCCGGAGCCGGGCCTCGTCGACGTCAAGAAAAGGGTTGTCCGCGAGGCGCCGGAGAAAGGCGACGCCTCCGAGATCCGGGAGCGGGACGAGGAGGCCGTCAAGAAAGCCAAGGTCATGGTCACGGCCGGGAACGGCGGCGACATCTCCCTGGTTTTCACGGGCCAGGAAGGACCCGAGGGGCGGAAGGCCTATGAGCGGGCCGTCGCCCGGCTGAAGCAGGAGCTTCCCGAAGGCTGCAGGATCACCTCGCAGGAATACGACCCGGAGACGGGCGCCATGACCTTCAAGATCGGGACGCCCAAGGACAAGAAGACCGACGAGGCGCTCGTCAGGAAGCTGGTCGACACCGTCCGTTCCGAGATCGAAAAGAAGTAA
- a CDS encoding carboxypeptidase regulatory-like domain-containing protein: MRIKAIFAIALALAVISPLGAQLSKQTGTITGSIRDEQGVPLPGAAVTVAGPKLLGQATDVSRADGTYVIRALPPGVYTLTIALPGFATAKKEGIDVHVGMTLELNFSMKQGALAEEVTVVGVAPTVDVRSTKTTLIMDASSLTQLPLNRSVFNVIAAAPGAYQNPDDSQQFLVHGGTGISNTFDVDGVNTNWAADYGVWFSEIGYDSMDEVEVITGGIAAEDTVPGGALINVVTKSGGNAFHGQVQAYYTSEHLSQYQFTKEQLDIFGLSRPAVSVYEVEPTFQLGGPIIKDRLWFFTDVGLQKSNRHSGFVPTTILGNSYSPYDQAETFTKGFLKLTGRITDKLRIALYGSYIKDRAPHNWGGEYTTEEASYDYTDKRWKFNASASWFLDKNSFFEFRSGASGMVDWMLPQPGTEDSASYYDYYTYYSWGRNWRERHSNSTNWQNTVDFTHFADSVLGGDHEFKAGFIHQFIFYNWPWFRKNPLDAYYWDGSPYLFDAWYGSDVYGDAPLGVLFCGPNDGDTYSRGNMLRLGGYVQDSMTIKNRLTLNFGLRYDHYMGYLPAADKKAVAGIGLAIGEAALTPLFGFNALDDMHMNAWKPALQWGALTPRLGFIYDLFGNGKTAVKGSFSVYSDFMSTMYFDTSHPFREWEIFFSWWDDNHNGDYDAPGIDSYAWLDGWGKNPLEFSPDYYQKTVAKHIKSPLYYEYTAGLDHTLARDWSVRLKYIHKTKVHTVDTVYYDPDSDRVWNTYESATDWWVPFTTVIPAVGGYPEKTVTMYFMSNDAPAPFYQFRNVPGAKRNYDAVELAFDKKMSRGWSFGGSVILSRTRGNNAGDYGSVWGYGAAYDDANWFVNRYGRVPEDVPLGIKLYGAFKLPYGFMASFFAQAFSGQPYQRTVTVYAPPDWAEAHNVNTLFYYTINVETQGARRRESRNNVDVRLEKEFAFRRIGTLSFFLDVFNLLGDKHIVAGLDPAGYWYPDAENTSSGSYSTDYYYGKVTGTTGQRVVKLSARFSF, encoded by the coding sequence TTGAGGATCAAAGCAATATTCGCGATTGCGCTGGCGCTGGCCGTGATATCCCCTCTCGGCGCCCAGCTGAGCAAGCAGACGGGCACGATCACGGGCTCGATCAGGGACGAGCAGGGCGTCCCCCTGCCCGGCGCCGCCGTCACGGTCGCCGGGCCCAAGCTGCTCGGCCAGGCCACCGACGTCTCCCGCGCCGACGGCACCTACGTCATCCGGGCGCTTCCGCCGGGCGTTTACACGCTGACCATCGCCCTGCCGGGCTTCGCCACGGCCAAGAAGGAGGGCATCGACGTCCACGTCGGCATGACCCTCGAGCTCAACTTCAGCATGAAGCAGGGCGCGCTGGCCGAGGAAGTCACGGTCGTCGGCGTCGCGCCGACCGTCGACGTCAGGAGCACCAAGACGACCCTGATCATGGACGCCTCGTCCCTGACCCAGCTGCCCCTCAACCGCAGCGTCTTCAACGTCATCGCGGCCGCGCCGGGGGCCTACCAGAACCCGGACGACAGCCAGCAGTTCCTGGTCCACGGCGGCACCGGCATCTCCAACACCTTCGACGTCGACGGCGTCAACACGAACTGGGCGGCCGACTACGGCGTCTGGTTCAGCGAGATCGGCTATGACTCCATGGACGAGGTCGAGGTCATCACGGGCGGCATCGCCGCCGAGGACACGGTGCCCGGCGGCGCCCTGATCAACGTCGTCACCAAGTCCGGCGGCAACGCCTTCCACGGCCAGGTCCAGGCCTACTACACCTCGGAGCACCTCAGCCAGTACCAGTTCACCAAGGAACAGCTCGACATCTTCGGCCTGTCCCGGCCGGCCGTGTCCGTCTACGAGGTCGAACCGACCTTCCAGCTGGGCGGCCCGATCATCAAGGACCGGCTCTGGTTCTTCACCGACGTCGGCCTGCAGAAGTCCAACCGCCACAGCGGCTTCGTCCCGACGACGATCCTGGGCAATTCCTACTCGCCCTATGACCAGGCCGAGACCTTCACCAAGGGCTTCCTCAAGCTGACCGGCCGGATCACGGACAAGCTCCGCATCGCGCTCTACGGGTCGTACATCAAGGACCGGGCCCCCCACAACTGGGGCGGCGAATACACGACCGAAGAGGCTTCGTACGACTACACCGACAAGCGCTGGAAGTTCAACGCCTCGGCCAGCTGGTTCCTCGACAAGAACTCGTTCTTCGAGTTCCGCAGCGGGGCCAGCGGCATGGTCGATTGGATGCTCCCCCAGCCCGGCACCGAGGACAGCGCCAGCTACTACGACTATTACACCTACTACAGCTGGGGCCGGAACTGGCGCGAGCGCCACTCGAACAGCACCAACTGGCAGAACACGGTCGACTTCACCCATTTCGCCGATTCCGTCCTGGGCGGCGACCACGAGTTCAAGGCCGGGTTCATCCACCAGTTCATCTTCTACAACTGGCCCTGGTTCCGGAAGAACCCCCTGGACGCCTACTACTGGGACGGCAGCCCCTACCTCTTCGACGCCTGGTACGGCTCGGACGTCTACGGCGACGCGCCCCTGGGCGTCCTCTTCTGCGGCCCCAACGACGGCGACACCTACTCCCGGGGCAACATGCTCCGGCTGGGCGGCTACGTCCAGGACTCGATGACCATCAAGAACCGGCTGACCCTGAACTTCGGCCTGCGCTACGACCACTACATGGGCTACCTGCCCGCGGCCGACAAGAAGGCCGTGGCCGGCATCGGCCTGGCGATCGGCGAGGCCGCCCTGACGCCGCTCTTCGGCTTCAACGCCCTTGACGACATGCACATGAACGCCTGGAAGCCGGCCCTCCAATGGGGCGCCCTGACGCCCCGGCTGGGCTTCATCTACGATCTCTTCGGCAACGGCAAGACGGCCGTCAAGGGCAGCTTCTCCGTCTACTCGGACTTCATGTCGACGATGTATTTCGACACCTCCCACCCCTTCCGGGAATGGGAGATCTTCTTCAGCTGGTGGGACGACAACCACAACGGCGACTACGACGCGCCGGGGATCGACAGCTATGCCTGGCTCGACGGCTGGGGCAAGAATCCCCTCGAGTTCTCGCCGGACTATTACCAGAAGACCGTGGCCAAGCACATCAAGTCCCCGCTCTATTACGAGTACACGGCCGGGCTCGACCACACCCTGGCCCGGGACTGGAGCGTCCGGCTGAAGTACATCCACAAGACCAAGGTCCACACGGTCGACACCGTCTATTACGACCCGGACAGCGACCGGGTCTGGAACACCTACGAGTCGGCGACCGATTGGTGGGTGCCGTTCACGACCGTCATCCCCGCCGTCGGCGGCTACCCGGAGAAGACGGTGACGATGTACTTCATGTCCAACGACGCGCCCGCGCCGTTCTACCAGTTCCGCAACGTCCCCGGGGCCAAGCGCAACTACGACGCCGTCGAGCTCGCCTTCGACAAGAAGATGTCCCGGGGCTGGTCCTTCGGCGGCTCCGTCATCCTCTCCAGGACGAGGGGCAACAACGCCGGCGACTACGGCTCGGTCTGGGGCTACGGCGCGGCCTATGACGACGCCAACTGGTTCGTCAACCGCTATGGGCGGGTGCCCGAGGACGTGCCCCTGGGGATCAAGCTCTACGGCGCCTTCAAGCTGCCCTACGGCTTCATGGCCTCGTTCTTCGCCCAGGCCTTCAGCGGCCAGCCGTACCAGCGCACGGTGACGGTCTACGCCCCGCCCGACTGGGCCGAAGCCCACAACGTCAACACCCTGTTCTACTACACGATCAACGTCGAGACCCAGGGCGCGCGCCGCCGCGAGTCCCGGAACAACGTCGACGTCCGGCTGGAAAAAGAGTTCGCCTTCCGCCGCATCGGCACGCTCAGCTTCTTCCTCGACGTCTTCAATCTCCTCGGCGACAAGCACATCGTCGCCGGACTCGATCCGGCCGGTTACTGGTATCCCGACGCCGAGAACACCAGCTCCGGGTCCTACTCGACGGATTACTACTATGGCAAGGTCACGGGCACGACCGGCCAGAGGGTCGTCAAGCTCTCGGCCCGGTTCTCGTTCTAG
- a CDS encoding PDZ domain-containing protein, whose product MKKRNPRAPVSTLVPAAALILALAGGLGAVDTVDTRMLTKPAVSADRIVFVYANDLWTAGLDGRDVRQLTTNPGTETNPVFSPDGSLIAFSGQYDGNTDVFVVPAGGGVPRRLTWHPGADLVAGFTPDGRSVLFVSSRFSDNRAYTQLFTVPVAGGGPERVKVPYASDAEISPDGRFIAYTPFPEAFSQWKNYRGGRFSRIWIFDTRDDGIEKLPQPAGRSNDVDPMWVGGKIIFRSDRNGEFNLFAFDPAAGKVEQLTDFRDFPVLSASAGAGRVVFEQAGALHIYDVAQGRDRRLKIGVAADLPELRERYAKGPQWIFADGVSPTGARAVFEFRGEIVTVPAEQGDPRNLTMTPGVHERNPAWSPDGRLIAYFSDESGEYALHIRAQDGRGEVRRFTLGGAGFYGSPNWSPDSAKIAFADNSLTLFWLDIKTGAVRKIASEGLYRIGVVAAMRTSWSPDSRWIAYTLGTPTYFRRVHIYSLDQDKSFPVTDGLSDVDEPTFDAEGKYLWFLASTDAGPANQWFDMSKEDARRTVSLYLAVLRQDLPNPLARESDEEKPKDEKPAADKLAGKGTAAADKAKAAAPAPGPALVRIDFDGFSHRIVAAPLLAGVYSNLQAGEGGKIFYRKADPPPTSTSGGPGDSSIRVFDLASRRDEAAGPANISFRLTADRKKMLVASAGGWSILPASGKPEPGKGRLDIDAVEVRVVPSAEWPQIFDEAWRVNRDFFYDPNFHGADWKAMKAKYAAFLPDLACRADLNRLIQWMCSELVVGHHRLAGGDFPASPARVPGGLLGADYAVENGRYRFKKVYGGLNWTPELRAPLAEPGAEVEAGEYLLAVEGRPLVPPDNLFARFEATAGKIVEITVGPSPDGRGARPVKVVPVPDESALRNRDWVEGNISRVQEATGGRVAYVYVPNTATLGHVYFKRYFFPQADKEAIIVDERFNGGGLVADYYLDWLRKPVSAYWAMRYGADLKTPSASIQGPKVMIVNESAGSGGDLLPYMWRKFGLGKIVGTTTWGGLVGMLGFPLLMDGGSVTAPNLAIWTEDGFIVENVGVPPDLEVEQTPKDVIAGHDPQLEAAIKVVMDELKANPPARPKRPPYPVRVRK is encoded by the coding sequence ATGAAGAAAAGGAATCCCAGGGCCCCGGTTTCGACGCTCGTCCCGGCCGCGGCGCTCATCCTGGCCCTGGCCGGAGGGCTCGGGGCCGTCGATACCGTCGACACCAGGATGCTGACCAAGCCGGCCGTCTCGGCCGACCGCATCGTCTTCGTCTACGCCAACGATCTCTGGACGGCCGGCCTCGACGGCCGGGACGTCCGGCAGCTGACCACGAACCCCGGGACGGAGACGAACCCCGTCTTCTCGCCCGACGGCTCGCTCATCGCCTTCAGCGGCCAGTACGACGGCAATACGGACGTCTTCGTCGTGCCGGCCGGCGGCGGCGTGCCCAGGCGCCTGACCTGGCACCCGGGGGCCGACCTCGTCGCCGGGTTCACGCCCGACGGCCGGTCCGTGCTCTTCGTCTCCAGCCGCTTTTCGGACAACCGGGCCTATACCCAGCTCTTCACCGTGCCCGTGGCCGGCGGCGGGCCCGAGAGGGTCAAGGTGCCGTACGCCTCTGACGCGGAGATCTCGCCCGACGGCCGGTTCATCGCCTACACCCCCTTCCCCGAGGCCTTCAGCCAGTGGAAGAACTACCGCGGCGGCCGGTTCTCGCGGATCTGGATCTTCGACACCCGGGATGACGGCATCGAGAAGCTGCCCCAGCCGGCTGGCCGGTCGAACGACGTCGACCCGATGTGGGTCGGCGGCAAGATCATCTTCCGCTCCGACCGCAACGGCGAGTTCAACCTGTTCGCCTTCGATCCGGCCGCCGGGAAGGTCGAGCAGCTGACCGATTTCCGGGACTTCCCCGTGCTCTCGGCCTCGGCCGGCGCCGGCCGCGTCGTCTTCGAGCAGGCCGGCGCGCTCCACATCTACGACGTCGCCCAGGGCCGCGACCGCCGCCTCAAGATCGGCGTCGCCGCCGACCTGCCGGAGCTCCGCGAGCGCTACGCCAAGGGCCCGCAGTGGATCTTCGCCGACGGCGTGTCGCCGACCGGGGCCCGGGCCGTCTTCGAGTTCCGGGGCGAGATAGTCACCGTCCCGGCCGAGCAGGGCGACCCCCGCAACCTGACCATGACCCCGGGCGTCCATGAGCGCAACCCGGCCTGGTCGCCCGACGGCCGCTTGATCGCCTACTTCTCCGACGAATCGGGCGAATACGCCCTGCACATCCGGGCCCAGGACGGCCGGGGCGAGGTCCGCAGGTTCACGCTCGGGGGCGCCGGCTTCTACGGCTCGCCGAACTGGTCGCCCGACAGCGCCAAGATCGCCTTCGCCGACAATTCGCTGACCCTGTTCTGGCTCGATATCAAAACGGGCGCGGTCAGGAAGATCGCCTCCGAGGGGCTCTATCGCATCGGCGTCGTGGCGGCCATGCGCACGTCCTGGAGCCCTGACTCCAGGTGGATCGCCTACACCCTGGGCACGCCGACCTACTTCCGCCGCGTCCATATCTACTCGCTCGACCAGGACAAGTCCTTCCCGGTCACCGACGGCCTGAGCGACGTCGACGAGCCGACCTTCGACGCCGAGGGCAAGTACCTCTGGTTCCTGGCCTCGACCGACGCCGGCCCGGCGAACCAGTGGTTCGACATGTCGAAAGAGGACGCCCGCCGGACCGTGTCGCTCTATCTGGCGGTCCTGCGCCAGGACCTGCCCAATCCGCTGGCCAGGGAGAGCGACGAGGAGAAGCCCAAGGACGAAAAACCGGCCGCCGACAAGCTTGCGGGAAAGGGGACCGCGGCTGCGGACAAGGCCAAGGCCGCCGCGCCGGCCCCGGGGCCGGCGCTTGTCCGCATCGACTTCGACGGCTTCTCCCATCGCATCGTCGCCGCGCCCCTCCTGGCCGGCGTTTACAGCAATCTCCAGGCGGGCGAGGGCGGCAAGATCTTCTACCGCAAGGCCGACCCGCCGCCCACCTCGACCTCTGGCGGTCCCGGCGATTCCTCCATCCGTGTCTTCGACCTCGCCTCCCGCAGGGACGAAGCCGCCGGGCCGGCCAACATCTCCTTCCGTTTGACGGCCGACCGCAAGAAGATGCTCGTCGCTTCCGCCGGCGGATGGTCCATCCTGCCGGCGTCCGGCAAGCCCGAGCCGGGCAAGGGCCGGCTCGATATCGACGCCGTCGAGGTCCGCGTCGTGCCGTCGGCCGAGTGGCCGCAGATCTTCGATGAGGCCTGGCGCGTCAACCGCGATTTCTTCTACGACCCGAATTTCCACGGCGCAGACTGGAAGGCCATGAAGGCCAAGTACGCGGCCTTCCTGCCCGACCTGGCCTGCCGGGCCGACCTGAACCGGCTCATCCAGTGGATGTGCTCGGAGCTGGTCGTCGGCCACCACCGCCTCGCCGGCGGCGACTTCCCCGCTTCGCCGGCCCGCGTGCCCGGCGGACTGCTCGGCGCGGACTACGCCGTCGAGAACGGACGCTATCGCTTCAAGAAGGTCTACGGCGGGCTCAATTGGACGCCCGAGCTGCGGGCGCCCCTGGCCGAGCCCGGCGCCGAGGTCGAGGCGGGCGAGTACCTGCTGGCCGTCGAGGGCCGGCCGCTCGTCCCGCCGGACAACCTCTTCGCCCGGTTCGAGGCCACGGCCGGGAAGATCGTCGAGATCACGGTCGGCCCGTCCCCGGACGGCCGGGGCGCCCGGCCGGTCAAGGTCGTGCCCGTCCCCGACGAATCGGCCCTGCGCAACCGCGACTGGGTCGAGGGCAACATCAGCAGGGTCCAGGAGGCCACCGGCGGCCGCGTCGCCTACGTCTACGTCCCCAACACGGCGACCCTCGGCCATGTCTACTTCAAGCGCTATTTCTTCCCCCAGGCCGACAAGGAGGCCATCATCGTCGATGAGCGCTTCAACGGGGGAGGATTGGTCGCCGACTACTACCTCGACTGGCTGCGCAAGCCCGTCTCGGCCTACTGGGCCATGCGCTACGGCGCCGATCTCAAGACGCCGAGCGCCTCGATCCAGGGGCCCAAGGTCATGATCGTCAACGAGTCGGCCGGCTCGGGCGGCGACCTCCTGCCCTACATGTGGCGGAAGTTCGGCCTGGGCAAGATCGTCGGCACGACGACGTGGGGCGGCCTGGTCGGGATGCTCGGCTTCCCCCTGCTGATGGACGGCGGCTCGGTGACGGCGCCCAACCTGGCCATCTGGACGGAAGACGGCTTCATCGTCGAGAACGTCGGCGTGCCGCCCGACCTCGAGGTCGAGCAAACGCCGAAAGACGTCATCGCCGGGCATGATCCGCAGCTCGAGGCGGCCATCAAGGTCGTCATGGACGAGCTGAAGGCGAACCCGCCGGCCAGGCCGAAGCGCCCGCCCTATCCGGTCCGCGTCCGCAAGTAG
- a CDS encoding L-serine ammonia-lyase, iron-sulfur-dependent, subunit alpha, which yields MTLLKEILAHEVFPAVGCTEPVACAYAMSAAAGALGLPVEKLALTVDPGTYKNGAAVTIPNSGSRKGNLVAAALGAVIARPGLRLEVLREVPSGVLARAMALVEGGTASYACKEDEKGLYIEARVEGGAARSRCVVAGGHANIVLLEKDGRIIVGGSARVPAADGGYRARMRSMTLAQVLREAAALDAEDRAYIQRGIDMNLAAAEKGVDLKRNAYQLRQMMKQGFKADDLFCRATEKVASAVDARMGGLPEPVMTSGGSGNQGVLTTLVPYIVGRDQDVELARIQESVAVGHAVNSYIKCFTGELSVICGCAIAASIAASIAIVYQKAGIDMKRITFSIDNVIGDLCGIICDGAKSGCAMKITTGAESAMRSAFMALAGYGLSHDDGVLGMSAEESIRNLSRISLEGMAFVDSTVVRILQDKAPRSGQA from the coding sequence ATGACCCTGCTTAAAGAGATCCTGGCCCACGAGGTCTTCCCGGCCGTCGGCTGCACGGAGCCCGTGGCCTGCGCTTATGCCATGTCCGCAGCGGCCGGCGCGCTCGGCCTTCCGGTCGAGAAGCTGGCGCTCACCGTCGATCCCGGCACCTACAAGAACGGCGCCGCGGTCACCATACCCAACAGCGGCAGCCGGAAAGGCAACCTGGTCGCGGCGGCCCTGGGCGCGGTCATCGCCCGGCCCGGGCTTCGCCTGGAGGTCCTCAGGGAGGTCCCGTCCGGCGTCCTGGCCCGGGCGATGGCCCTGGTCGAGGGCGGCACCGCGTCCTATGCCTGCAAGGAGGACGAGAAGGGCCTCTACATCGAGGCCAGGGTCGAGGGCGGCGCGGCGCGGTCGCGGTGCGTGGTGGCCGGCGGGCATGCGAACATCGTTCTCCTGGAGAAGGACGGCCGGATCATCGTCGGCGGTTCCGCCCGGGTCCCCGCCGCGGACGGCGGCTACCGGGCCCGCATGAGGTCCATGACCCTGGCCCAGGTCCTGCGGGAAGCCGCCGCCCTGGACGCCGAGGACCGCGCCTACATCCAGCGCGGCATCGACATGAACCTGGCCGCGGCCGAGAAGGGGGTCGACCTTAAAAGGAACGCCTATCAGCTCCGGCAGATGATGAAACAAGGGTTCAAGGCGGACGATCTCTTCTGCCGGGCCACGGAGAAGGTGGCCTCGGCGGTCGACGCCCGCATGGGCGGGCTGCCGGAGCCCGTCATGACCAGCGGCGGGTCCGGCAACCAGGGCGTGCTCACGACCCTCGTCCCCTACATCGTCGGCCGCGACCAGGATGTCGAGCTGGCCCGGATCCAGGAAAGCGTCGCCGTCGGGCACGCCGTGAACTCCTACATCAAGTGCTTCACCGGCGAGCTCTCGGTCATCTGCGGCTGCGCCATCGCGGCAAGCATCGCCGCGTCGATCGCGATCGTCTACCAGAAGGCGGGGATCGACATGAAGAGGATCACCTTCTCGATCGACAACGTCATCGGCGACCTTTGCGGCATAATCTGCGACGGGGCCAAGTCCGGCTGCGCCATGAAGATCACGACCGGGGCGGAATCGGCCATGCGCTCCGCTTTCATGGCCCTGGCCGGCTACGGCCTGTCCCATGACGACGGCGTGCTGGGGATGTCGGCGGAGGAGTCCATCCGCAACCTCAGCCGGATCTCCCTCGAGGGCATGGCCTTCGTCGATTCCACCGTGGTCCGCATCCTCCAGGACAAGGCCCCCCGCAGCGGACAGGCCTGA